The following are encoded together in the Cytophagales bacterium genome:
- a CDS encoding iron-sulfur cluster assembly accessory protein — MINVTDKAKDQILNLRKHKGHDETYIIRVSVESGGCSGLSYKLDFDNQSKEGDQVFEDKGVKILVDKKSLLYLLGTTLDFSDGLNGKGFVFNNPNASRTCGCGESFAL; from the coding sequence ATGATCAATGTAACAGACAAAGCAAAGGATCAAATACTGAACCTGAGAAAACATAAAGGACACGATGAAACTTACATCATACGTGTTTCCGTTGAAAGCGGTGGGTGTTCCGGCTTATCCTACAAATTAGACTTTGATAATCAAAGCAAAGAAGGTGACCAGGTTTTTGAAGATAAAGGAGTAAAAATATTGGTTGATAAAAAAAGCCTGCTCTACCTTTTGGGCACCACCCTTGACTTTTCAGATGGGCTCAATGGCAAAGGTTTCGTGTTTAATAACCCCAATGCCAGCAGAACTTGTGGGTGTGGGGAGAGTTTTGCATTGTGA